AGCTTAAGTCCAACAGCTGATCGTCCAGATGTAAGGCTGCCACGCtccacactccctctctctcctgcagcactctcactctcacacttgcAGGGTGAGCAgcgtgtggcgagggtgttggggTCAGTGTATGGCGAGTGTGGAGTGTATGAGTGGTGTATGTGAGGCGTGAGTGAGGTGGTAGTGAGAGAGGTGAGGTGCCGGCAGGTGCTggcggccaccatgacacgtgtggcGTCCGCTCATTGGCTCCCGTCACTCgccaccctccaccctccaggTTTAAACTCCCTCTTTCTCCTACTTCTTCCTTCTTATCCTCCTCCTTCTTATCCACCTCCTTCTTATCCTCCTCCTTCTTATCCTCCTCCTTCTTATCCACCTCCTTCTTATCCTCCTCCTTCTTATCCACCTTCTTCTTATCCTCCCCCTTCTTATCCTCCTCCTTCTTATCCACCTCCTTCTTATCCACCTCCTTCTTATCCTCCTCCTTCTTATCCTCCTTCTTCTTATCCTCCTCCTTATCCTCCTCCTTCTTATCCTCCTCCTTCTTATCCACCTCCTTCTTATCCACCTCCTTCTTATCCACCTCCTTCTTATCCTCCTCCTTCTTATCCACCTCCTTCTTATCCTCCTCCTTCTTATCCTCCTCCTTCTTATCCTTCTCATTCTTATCCACCTCCTTCTTATCCACCTCCTTCTTATCCTTCTCCTTCTTATCCTCCTCCTTCTTATCCTCCTCCTTCTTATCCTCCTCCTTCTTATCCTCCTCCTTCTTTTCCACCTCCTTCTTATCCTCCTCCTTCTTATCCTCCTCCTTCTTATCCTCCTCCTTCTTTTCCACCTCCTTCTTATCCTCCTCCTTCTTATCCTCCTCCttcttatcctcctcctccttctcctttttTTCTTTCTCCCATTCCTCCTCATTTTCCTCTTCCTCCTTATTACattaattcaaattcaaattttcaaattcaaatgtttattcaggtaaagtacatacatacaagaggtgatacaaaagttgatagatttacagatagagctagtacatacaatgcctaaagccactattacgcaaagcgtttcgggcaggaaaaacattaaagactaaaacttaatactaattgacattaaagtataaaatgtgttgagaaaaaataaaaataaaaaaaggggggaacatgggaaTTATTTGACCCGAGTGGGTAGGCGGTTGCTatggtgggtaggcggttccatgagttaataaccctgtgggtgccaCAGGGTTAACCCTGTGGGTGCTCAGCAataacactgatggttccctacaccgcaccacagctgggtgcagctggaagtgcagttgttctgacaatgggcgatggcttgtactttgagtggggagtccgtataaacaactgggcctctacccttcagaccgaactatttgccttgctccttgcactgaaatgtgtacaagtctccaaacttgatacattaattgtaagtgactctttatcatccttaattgcttttatcatccttaattgctctcaactctttaagacataactgtagcaTGTTCGTGTC
This DNA window, taken from Procambarus clarkii isolate CNS0578487 chromosome 40, FALCON_Pclarkii_2.0, whole genome shotgun sequence, encodes the following:
- the LOC123757770 gene encoding DNA ligase 1-like, coding for MFADDAKIMRRIRTEEDSTMLQDVQDKLKEWSDKWLLKFNPSKCKEEEENEEEWEKEKKEKEEEDKKEEDKKEEDKKEVEKKEEDKKEEDKKEEDKKEVEKKEEDKKEEDKKEEDKKEEDKKEKDKKEVDKKEVDKNEKDKKEEDKKEEDKKEVDKKEEDKKEVDKKEVDKKEVDKKEEDKKEEDKEEDKKKEDKKEEDKKEVDKKEVDKKEEDKKGEDKKKVDKKEEDKKEVDKKEEDKKEEDKKEVDKKEEDKKEEVGERGSLNLEGGGWPIPHLTILYQVGMKY